Genomic segment of Nilaparvata lugens isolate BPH chromosome 6, ASM1435652v1, whole genome shotgun sequence:
GTTGAGCTTAGAGGTTAACTGCTGAGAAGGTTTCCATCACTAAGATTTAAGATATTTCTGGACTACGTTTCACAACCAATACTTTCACTACCGACTGCGCCATGTTATGTTTGTTGGTTCGTTATTAATCAAACACAAAgtatttattaaatgaatattatacatGAAGCAAATACAACTATACAACTCATGATCAtgttgaagaagtagaagtatcGACTTGTTACAACTCTCGATCAATACATCGACTATCAATATTACAGTATCGATAACTTCATATTATGAcacgcaggttgactgctccatttcactctctctccaggtgaatgcctttgGGTTGCTGGCTTGCTGcagcgttgctcgccactgctcctattcgtgctctttccagacaactgtgaaccgaaacgaacgctctcactcgctctcagaATGCCTAGTATATTGCTATATTACATATTGAATAAATGTATATTACATATTcaataatcctgtgttattgaatcatcatgagtccacataattcattttatttacctacttttattgtaaaaaatatgagattgttatcagctgaattgtaattaatttttgaaaccttttaatttcaaattgttcattttactctggtaattatgtagcatattttactgtttgcttatcatagtcatataatataataaaatgtttcttcgttatttgcttcatttctgaaactcccactcctacatgatttgaaattacaccaatGCACACCTACATAATTCCACATTTATAGCCTGCTGTAAGTAGAACTATATTATCAAATTGAGATATCCCCTtgaacaataaatcataaatcttccctttaacaataacaataaatcatataatccaaaaaacaatagtatatcctatcaaaataaacataagactgtgtttaatagtttcaattaaacacaGCACTCCTTTGGACTGTGTAAGAACCAAATTCgggattggaataataaggactatgagcctgtgttttcattcccaatcatttcatgacagtttatatttgtccttgttaaatggataaaaattaataaatgatacgcttctctgaaatctggcccaaagtaattcccttgcttgtgaaaagtttacaatactaaaactactgcagtcacaaatgaaaaaaatcttttctttattcatattcaacctatttcattatttttgctctcaaaaagtcAACAATAAACTGCttaatgaaggaaaaataacgcttccatggaataagacatacaatatagaaataaaatagaaattgaaactgtgcaatgcatttttccataagagccaatgtgttacaaaatgacgaatcccacagcaatgcgggttgcctatctttaccagctgcctcactttctttgtgtggctagtccattccagttagtatagagttcagtggGTCGaagacggcatttacgcatatTAAACGAAAACCCAGGTAATGGTGTATAATGATGCTGATTctctttcttgtcaatgccttctatagacggtaactgatgcaggtttattgatgtaacagGTTTaatgaactgttcattctcgttcaaaataaatatcagggcaccgagctttgcttgttatatttattttttgataaacagaacacaattatttgaaatgatcatgtttatattatttttacagctggctataagtcAGCTTATggatttcggggatgagatattttgattttccacagaccgAGTGcgtctcactcacttttttattatccacagacgacaaaagtctcagctgtttttccaaggatgaataattatcattttaatgttgttcagcgagttttcccagggatgagacctagtgcaattgaattttgacgtgacaacgtcttataaattggtttgccgggtgacacttcaagaaactgcgttacgttcccacgttatgcgctcacaatgagagcgagtgagagcgttcgtttcggttcacggtcgtctggaaagagcacgaataggagcagttgCGAGCAACGCAGCAttccgaaggcattcacctggagagagagtgaaacagagcagtcaacctgcgcaggcgccaaaagcaatctcctgcgactgcgccactaattcaaaatgtcaagtcaatggttgtctCTCTTGCTCTCAGGTGGGCGCGGGCTAACCATGCCCGAGTGGAAGGGAcgcgtgcctctcactcactctcattgtgagttattatttcatccttcttcctactatacaaatgaatattcacattaaaattattttaccactcaaagtcgttgtcacgtaaaactttcgcccatataccgactttacaggcaaccatgcaatttttatatcagaaatctactatcatagagaaacaatagcttaagtagaattatatcccatggtatagggcatttatgtcgcaacttttgctgttatctcaagccgattactgttgattattgtcgaattttactgtttagttgaggtgagagtgtatgaacggcacattatgagagactaccagtgtcacacagctgcataggaaagaattacatgaactatcagcttgagataacagtaaaagttgcgacataaacgccctataccatgggatatctactcatgctattgtttctctatgctactatgttccaaatttcatgaaaatcattatagccatttttgagatccgttgacataaataatcataaataaccaaatatagaaatatatacagaaactgcttgcttaatataataggataagatagattatattgtatttagcaataaattatatttttcaataatttcataatgatattatatatatttaattatcgaatgataatattttatcgaatcttgaaacttcaatcttgatttttttataattgagatgaaatattttgttaattaattattaattctacattgttgaaaggcAATCTGGCAACacagcaaagtgagaaagagatagcgctatccgatttctttaaatgatagacaaggatagctattgctaataccattgctaatcaaacactgccattataacatggacctcactatagacgatCTCACagagaagatagagaagaaaTCCTTCTACTTTGTGTCTATAAGGGGAGCTATAGTGagttccatgttataatgacagtatttgataaactttgatgttcctatccttgtctatcattcaaaaaagcaggtagtactatccttttctagctccgcaacgatgccaaatctgtttttgacaatgtagaaatataactatTTAAGGCAGAGAacaggcaacgctgttcttctatttttatccactgccattataacatgaacctcactataggagaaaaacgttgccaagtctctccattttgtcactgagtgtacacagctgctactcaattcatcccattaaatttgatctaataataattatcatttccttgataaaataatcaaattaatcaataaaatatatttcttcataatttgattcgaaaatttgctttcataactgagatcagatttctatttttatacaaacctgaaatggcggctaatttaaaaagctgtgatacaaaaatctgaatttcaaaaaaacagaAATCAAGTTATTTGgcaggtattctattccaatttcttttgaaaataatagaaaaatagaaatcctatttaaaatgagtaatttcaatggaaatagttctgaaataaccttttaatattttttatacggTATGAGTAGGTCTAATCTATACATGTAGGCTGACTGAAACAAGGATGAAGTCtagatggttagttatcaacttttaaaatgtcatttcaggtattttaatttgtgtttcttatacggtaatgtctaaaaatgattttattgtttcaaaaatacattttaaatcaattatacgacttgtgtacttgaatattttgatagaattaagaaaaaaatggcagctgagaattgtttgtttactattaaaaataaaatattctggcaaacggacaacattgcaaagcgagagagagatagcgctatctgttttgttgtatgatagaaaaggacagcaacagtattgtcaatcgtacattgccattataacgtggacctcactatggacgGACTAAACTTTTGAGAAACTGAGACGCGCCTgaacaataaattgattcaaGATCAAATGAAATCCGAGATGTAGTGAGGCGCATCAGGCAACGAGGCATCGAGTTTTGTGTAGTTTTGTTTCTGCTGAattctgaatctgaatctgaactTCTGAAGTCTGAAGTGAAGTTGATTAGATAAAATGTGAAGTACATGCTGTGAGGAGATGCTATTTTATTGTTTAAGCTAGTCTCTGTTctgttgatgaattttttataagtgaatcatatttttattattgaaaaatattataaattttaataattgataggTTTGTTTTTGGCTGATTTTTTTACCATTGTTAGGTTATGTGAAGTGTTTACCACTAGGTCTAATCCTAATTTCTTTTCAAACTATAAATTTAACATTGGTACTGTATTTATAACGATCACAAGATGAGCCGGTCAAATAAGAAGATGGATCCAGCATTCGATGAGTTCTTCCGTGCAATGCAGGCTTACTTTTTACATCATTTGACACAGGTCAAGAATGAAATGGTCACATTGATAAATAAGAATCATGAAGAATCAAAATGCTTTAATGGTAACGATAAACTTTCCCTTGGAGCCTCCAATTGTAGCGAACCATGTGAAGATAATTCAGGTTCGAATAAAAAGTTATTTACACTTTGTCAATCAATCAAGTTAGGGCAGAATGAAATTAATCTCATGCTGGAGTCCGGTGAAGAAAGCATTGAGAACTTGTTGGCAGAAAACAGAAGTCTTCGTGAAACTGTAAATGAGTTGAATTTGAGAGTCCAAAATTTGTCAGAACAGTTGGATGCGACTAAGGCGTCGAACGAGGAAAATTTTATGCGTTACGAGAATTCgttgaaagaatatttgaaaatttcggTCGATTCCAATATCATATTACGTGCACTAGTTTCTGATGTTATGAAAATGAAGTATGACATTATGATGAGTAAAAAAACTGCAAGGGACAGCGGAATCTTTGAAGGTGCTGGTTCTTCCAAGAATACCGGTCCGTTGAGGTTAGGTAATGTAGCTGCTGGGGCTGCCGGAGGCCCCCCTGGAGAATATGTCAGAGATGTAAAAGATGTCAATGTAATTGCCGAAACAATTGCAGACACGCTTCGTGTTGATGGTCCTAGTACTGATAAATGCGCCGCATTTTTCAGACCTAAAAGTATTTCCATACAGTTTCAAAGCGAGGAGACATTGGATGAATGGTTGAAAGCAGCAAAGCAAAGACGGGTAAGTTACCTAGCTTAACAGTAgtaatgaaattatgaatttgttCATTCTATAAGAAGTCAAATAAGttattagcccagtcaataaaggttttttcaatccgaaaattaattaaaagctTAATCtcttaccatcgatagaaccctcccagagggtcattctcccaaaagtccctaGAAATCCCCCTGGAGCTTCCCCCCTAGCCACcctaaaagttgaaaaatgcaggtaccgtaatcacggaaaatcaattaagtTATCTTTGTGACCATCGATCGGAAAGAgttatattatatgtcattcgattcgttacattatggactacaatatcaattgtattcatttttcaataaaacttacagttttcttgaaaaaataatatatatgtaaaaactTAGGGGATTTGcactttgattttttttttgttttcttcgattaactttgaagcaagtaattttaaagaaaaatgggCTAAATAGTTGATGTAGCCACTTTCATTCCgattccattgatgtatattgtcatGTATTTTGCGATTCgattgacgccgtggaaggggaaacagtcgacgtgGTGCGGCGCAACTGACTCttcgccatagtaaacagcaaacaggATATtgattatctctgtaaccatcaatcggaaaaaaatctatcatatgtcattcgatttgttacattatggactacaatattagtcgtattcatttcgtcaataaatcaaacagtttccttgataaaataatattatatgttgAAATTTAGAGGTTTTTCgacttatttttttttgttttcaccgattaacttcgaagcaagtaattttaaagaaaattgagccaaataattaatgtagccaatTTCTTTGCGAATCCATTTAAGtacattgttatttatttgcgattcgatttgacgctgtggaaggggaaacagcagACTCTGTTCGGCGCGGTTggctctcttcaccatagtaaacagtaaaatagtaCTGCTTTCcaagttgcatcttatttacactatggcgctcgaaaccatcaattttgtcttttgtttgacatgcgctgaatctatattttcacttttcaatgctctaaaaaataattttcttgattcaaCCACCCTGTTGATAAAAATCAGGCTTTCGTTGtctgctcacagaatttattaatttaaagtGTGCATTCTcaatacgagtcagaggtatcacaatttgataattctagttacagatattgatgttttccAATAAAGTTCGATGATAAATTCTATGTatccgactccttcatcttatccttattttatgaagaatgaagattcaaaatttattttcataacttgttttgtatttttcttgtttgattgaTTGCTCTTTATAATCAAACACTTGATAATaggatgaatatcatcagatcggGTGAACAAAGAAAAgaaaagggtaggcctacctgtgatactatatgataacactgtactcctgatgaGTTGAAAGTTTTCAAGTTGAAAGCTCATTCATTTTTGTTGCTCATTCGGCTTGAATATTAACTGTTATTAAATGTTACCAATATCATCACATATACTGAGAACAAATTattctgaagctttctattctcactgaacatgaagaggtaATACCGAGCCAGAATTGTAGTTCCGTTCACAATCAtaattatcagagctttcaaattgatgctatgtaaatCAATGGATGTTATTCTCATCTCAAaattccctatttatccttatcgtgatctagaataaagtagttgtctttaatcacaaaaatgaatgtacagtagcctacctataatatatattacaaataacaaaatttccaGTATAATACTGCAACTTTTTCTaataggtacgaatttcaaggctctcaaaattactttttctcattcaaatgcagaaattccaataataataataataataat
This window contains:
- the LOC111050481 gene encoding ranBP-type and C3HC4-type zinc finger-containing protein 1 isoform X1, producing the protein MSRSNKKMDPAFDEFFRAMQAYFLHHLTQVKNEMVTLINKNHEESKCFNGNDKLSLGASNCSEPCEDNSGSNKKLFTLCQSIKLGQNEINLMLESGEESIENLLAENRSLRETVNELNLRVQNLSEQLDATKASNEENFMRYENSLKEYLKISVDSNIILRALVSDVMKMKYDIMMSKKTARDSGIFEGAGSSKNTGPLRLGNVAAGAAGGPPGEYVRDVKDVNVIAETIADTLRVDGPSTDKCAAFFRPKSISIQFQSEETLDEWLKAAKQRREINERNIYQQLIELEEDNVVVNKTPFDCTICLTPVDRGGGIVLKECLHLFCRDCLAQTIEYNEDAVVRCPFRGENGEICNHNLLEREIREIIPHDIYEKHLSRSLSLSESKIKNSFHCRAPDCCGWWVVEDEVTFISCPVCTADNCIRCRAIHPTMDCKEYQDELVILAERDPNAQRTLRYFRQMKERGEAMSCPTCKITVMKTDGCDYCQCTMCKTDICWATMGPRWGPAGRGDVSGGCRCNVNGFKCHPNCSYCH
- the LOC111050481 gene encoding ranBP-type and C3HC4-type zinc finger-containing protein 1 isoform X2, producing the protein MSRSNKKMDPAFDEFFRAMQAYFLHHLTQVKNEMVTLINKNHEESKCFNGNDKLSLGASNCSEPCEDNSGSNKKLFTLCQSIKLGQNEINLMLESGEESIENLLAENRSLRETVNELNLRVQNLSEQLDATKASNEENFMRYENSLKEYLKISVDSNIILRALVSDVMKMKYDIMMSKKTARDSGIFEGAGSSKNTGPLRLGNVAAGAAGGPPGEYVRDVKDVNVIAETIADTLRVDGPSTDKCAAFFRPKSISIQFQSEETLDEWLKAAKQRREINERNIYQQLIELEEDNVVVNKTPFDCTICLTPVDRGGGIVLKECLHLFCRDCLAQTIEYNEDAVVRCPFRGENGEICNHNLLEREIREIIPHDIYEKHLSRSLSLSESKIKNSFHCRAPDCCGWWVVEDEVTFISCPVCTADNCIRCRAIHPTMDCKEYQDELVILAERDPNAQRTLRYFRQMKERGEAMSCPTCKITVMKTDGCDYCQCTMCKTDICWATMGPRWGPAGRGDTSGGCMCGVNGRRCTANCQNCH